The following proteins are encoded in a genomic region of Bacillus sp. Marseille-Q1617:
- a CDS encoding O-methyltransferase, whose translation MINEQVINYIESITRKRSPLLEEMKQYAEEHHVPIMELVGIEALLGILSIQQPARILEIGTAIGYSAIRMAESLPGTEITTIERDEERYGAAQAFLSRSEHSSRIHTLFGDALELQEEVEKYGPYDAIFIDAAKGQYQKFFDLYSAMLSGNGVVYSDNVLFKGLVAEEEIEQKRIRNMVKKLQKYNAWLMSHEDYETAILPVGDGIAISKKRGDRK comes from the coding sequence ATGATAAATGAGCAGGTTATTAACTATATAGAATCGATCACTAGAAAACGTTCTCCGCTTTTGGAGGAGATGAAACAATATGCGGAAGAACATCATGTACCCATCATGGAGCTGGTAGGAATCGAGGCTCTTTTAGGTATCCTATCCATTCAACAGCCTGCCCGTATTCTAGAAATCGGGACGGCCATCGGTTACTCTGCAATAAGAATGGCGGAATCCCTTCCCGGAACGGAAATAACGACAATTGAACGGGACGAAGAGCGGTACGGCGCGGCACAGGCATTTCTGTCGCGTTCAGAACACAGCAGCCGTATCCACACCCTTTTCGGGGATGCTCTCGAACTTCAGGAAGAAGTAGAGAAATATGGTCCGTACGATGCCATTTTCATTGATGCAGCAAAAGGCCAATACCAGAAATTTTTTGATCTTTATTCAGCGATGCTTTCAGGAAACGGCGTCGTCTATTCAGACAATGTTTTATTCAAGGGACTTGTAGCAGAAGAAGAAATCGAACAAAAAAGAATCCGGAACATGGTGAAGAAGCTGCAGAAATATAATGCTTGGCTGATGAGTCATGAAGATTACGAAACAGCCATCTTACCAGTAGGGGATGGTATTGCCATAAGTAAAAAAAGAGGTGACCGAAAGTGA